Proteins encoded in a region of the Paucibacter sediminis genome:
- a CDS encoding succinate dehydrogenase iron-sulfur subunit: protein MKRTFQIYRYDPDKDAKPYMQTIEIELDGHERMLLDALIKLKAVDPTLSFRRSCREGVCGSDAMNINGKNGLACLTNMLSLPATIVLKPLPGLPVVRDLIVDMTQFFKQYNSIKPYLVNDNIPPEKERLQSPVEREELDGLYECILCASCSTSCPSFWWNPDKFVGPAGLLQAYRFIADSRDEATAERLDNLEDPYRLFRCHTIMNCVDVCPKGLNPTKAIGKIKELMVRRAV, encoded by the coding sequence ATGAAACGCACCTTCCAGATCTACCGCTACGACCCGGACAAGGACGCCAAACCCTATATGCAGACCATCGAGATCGAGCTCGATGGCCATGAGCGCATGCTGCTGGACGCCCTCATCAAGCTGAAGGCCGTGGACCCCACGCTGTCCTTCCGCCGCTCCTGCCGCGAAGGCGTGTGCGGCTCGGACGCGATGAACATCAACGGCAAGAACGGTCTGGCCTGCCTGACCAATATGCTGTCGCTGCCGGCCACGATCGTGCTGAAGCCGCTGCCGGGCCTGCCGGTTGTGCGCGACCTGATCGTCGACATGACGCAGTTCTTCAAGCAGTACAACTCGATCAAGCCCTATCTGGTGAATGACAACATTCCGCCGGAGAAGGAGCGTCTGCAGTCGCCGGTGGAGCGAGAAGAGCTCGACGGCCTGTACGAGTGCATCCTGTGTGCCAGCTGCTCGACGAGCTGCCCCAGCTTCTGGTGGAACCCCGACAAGTTCGTGGGCCCGGCCGGTCTGCTGCAGGCCTACCGCTTCATCGCCGACAGCCGCGACGAAGCCACCGCCGAGCGCCTGGACAACCTGGAAGATCCGTACCGCCTGTTCCGCTGCCACACCATCATGAACTGCGTGGACGTCTGCCCCAAGGGGCTGAACCCCACCAAGGCGATTGGCAAGATCAAGGAACTGATGGTGCGTCGCGCGGTCTGA
- a CDS encoding nucleoside hydrolase encodes MQAVPQSVIFDTDPGIDDAMALYVLARHPAIRLRAITTVFGNAAVATTTRNALALAALYELELPVAAGAAGPLRPRQDQAFPAHVHGEDGLGGVGALVPAPRREVDGRPAHELICAMVNAEPGQITLVAVGPLTNLALALRHDPGIAAKVRQVVVMGGAFGTHGHGGNVSPVAEANIINDPEAADAVFAAAWPVVIVGLDVTQEVVMKHDDLAALKGRGGKQGAVGDFLWAATRHYQDFYHERDGIGGIYSHDASAAVYVAAPEAFGLRAGPVRVVLDGIARGQTIQDHQGLAAPDSPWAHSPAQQVCVRVDAARVLSEFTRLFD; translated from the coding sequence ATGCAAGCAGTTCCCCAATCCGTCATCTTCGACACCGATCCCGGCATCGACGACGCCATGGCGCTCTATGTGCTGGCGCGCCACCCCGCCATCCGGCTGCGCGCCATCACCACCGTGTTCGGCAATGCCGCCGTCGCCACCACCACGCGCAATGCGCTGGCGCTGGCGGCGCTTTATGAGCTCGAGCTGCCGGTGGCGGCCGGCGCGGCCGGCCCCTTGCGGCCGCGCCAGGACCAGGCCTTCCCAGCCCATGTGCACGGCGAGGACGGCCTGGGTGGCGTGGGCGCGCTGGTGCCCGCGCCACGGCGCGAGGTCGATGGCCGTCCGGCGCATGAGCTGATCTGTGCCATGGTCAATGCCGAGCCGGGCCAGATCACCCTGGTGGCCGTGGGCCCGCTCACCAACCTCGCGCTGGCGCTGCGCCACGACCCCGGCATCGCCGCCAAGGTGCGGCAGGTGGTGGTGATGGGCGGCGCCTTCGGCACCCATGGCCATGGCGGCAATGTCAGCCCGGTGGCCGAGGCCAACATCATCAACGACCCCGAGGCGGCCGATGCGGTGTTTGCCGCGGCCTGGCCGGTGGTGATCGTCGGCCTCGACGTGACCCAGGAGGTGGTGATGAAGCACGACGATCTGGCCGCCCTGAAGGGCCGTGGCGGCAAGCAGGGCGCCGTGGGCGACTTCCTCTGGGCGGCGACGCGCCATTACCAGGATTTCTATCACGAGCGCGACGGCATCGGCGGCATCTACTCGCACGATGCCAGCGCGGCCGTGTACGTGGCCGCACCCGAGGCCTTCGGCCTGCGCGCCGGCCCGGTGCGCGTGGTGCTGGACGGCATCGCGCGCGGCCAGACCATCCAGGATCACCAGGGCCTGGCCGCCCCCGATTCACCCTGGGCCCACAGCCCCGCGCAGCAGGTCTGCGTGCGCGTGGACGCGGCCCGCGTGCTGTCAGAATTCACCCGTCTTTTCGACTGA
- the gltA gene encoding citrate synthase encodes MTPSDVKATLSFSDGSPQMDLPIYKGSVGPDVIDIRKLYAQTGKFTYDPGFLSTASCNSTITYIDGDKGELLYRGYPIEQLAVNCDYLETCYLLLYGELPNETQKADFVSRVTNHTMVNEQMQFFLRGFRRDAHPMAVMTGLVGAMSSFYHDSTDINNPEHREIAAIRLIAKMPTMVAMAYKYTVGQPYIYPKNDLSYAGNFMRMMFATPCEDYKPNDVLVRAMDRIFTLHADHEQNASTSTVRLCGSSGTNPFAAIAAGVACLWGPAHGGANEACLNMLSDIQQMGGVAKIGEFIKQVKDKNSNVKLMGFGHRVYKNYDPRAKLMRETCHEVLNELGLHDDPLFKLAMELEKIALEDEYFVARKLYPNVDFYSGIVQRAIGIPVPLFTAIFALARTVGWIAQLNEMIGDPEYKIGRPRQLFVGATSRNVKPIAQR; translated from the coding sequence ATGACCCCGTCTGACGTCAAAGCCACCCTGTCGTTCTCGGACGGCAGCCCGCAAATGGACCTGCCCATTTACAAGGGCTCGGTAGGCCCGGATGTGATCGACATCCGCAAGCTCTACGCGCAGACGGGCAAGTTCACCTACGACCCGGGCTTCCTCTCCACCGCCTCCTGCAACTCGACCATCACCTATATCGATGGCGACAAGGGCGAGCTGCTGTACCGCGGCTACCCGATCGAGCAGCTGGCAGTGAACTGCGACTACCTCGAGACCTGCTATCTGCTGCTGTACGGAGAGCTGCCCAACGAAACCCAGAAGGCGGATTTCGTCTCGCGCGTGACCAACCACACCATGGTCAACGAGCAGATGCAGTTCTTCCTGCGCGGCTTCCGCCGCGACGCCCATCCGATGGCCGTGATGACCGGCCTGGTGGGTGCGATGTCGTCCTTCTATCACGACAGCACGGACATCAATAACCCCGAGCATCGCGAGATCGCGGCGATCCGCCTGATCGCCAAGATGCCGACGATGGTGGCGATGGCCTACAAGTACACGGTCGGCCAGCCCTATATCTATCCGAAGAACGACCTCAGCTACGCCGGCAACTTCATGCGCATGATGTTTGCCACGCCTTGCGAGGACTACAAGCCCAATGACGTGCTGGTGCGCGCCATGGACCGCATCTTCACCCTGCATGCCGACCACGAGCAGAACGCCTCGACCTCCACGGTGCGTCTGTGCGGCTCCTCGGGCACCAACCCCTTTGCAGCCATCGCCGCCGGCGTGGCCTGCCTGTGGGGCCCGGCCCACGGCGGCGCCAACGAGGCCTGCCTGAACATGCTCAGCGACATCCAGCAAATGGGTGGCGTGGCCAAGATCGGCGAGTTCATCAAGCAGGTGAAGGACAAGAACAGCAACGTCAAGTTGATGGGCTTCGGTCACCGCGTCTACAAGAACTACGACCCGCGCGCCAAGCTGATGCGCGAGACCTGCCACGAGGTGCTGAACGAGCTGGGCCTGCACGACGACCCGCTCTTCAAGCTCGCGATGGAACTCGAGAAGATCGCGCTGGAAGACGAATACTTCGTCGCCCGCAAGCTCTACCCGAACGTGGACTTCTACTCGGGCATCGTGCAGCGCGCCATCGGCATCCCGGTGCCGCTGTTCACGGCGATCTTTGCACTCGCCCGCACGGTCGGCTGGATCGCCCAGCTGAACGAGATGATCGGCGACCCCGAGTACAAGATCGGCCGTCCGCGCCAGCTCTTCGTCGGCGCCACCTCGCGCAACGTCAAGCCCATCGCCCAGCGTTGA
- a CDS encoding LacI family DNA-binding transcriptional regulator — translation MSTIKDVAALAGVSFTTVSHVLNDTRPVSADARRRVLAAVEEIGYLPSAVARSLRKSETKIIGVLVPNVQNPFFAELVCGVEECCRLAGYSVFLCNSDNDPKRQQQYMRTLLEKRIDGLLLASAGDAASLAKIFKLASVPAVTVDRLVPGARADRVSVHNQAGAHAAVAHLLELGHRHIGCISGPAEFEVAIERVEGWRQALLERGITPQEGWLVESDFSSAGGYEAVRALLRKHPEITAVFAGNDMMAMGGLRAAAELGRKVPEQLSIVGFDDIELSSFVYPALTTVGCSIKELGREAARVLLDRIDNPGAPLKDVLLTPRLVVRESSAARA, via the coding sequence GTGAGCACGATCAAAGACGTGGCCGCCCTGGCCGGGGTGTCCTTTACGACGGTATCGCATGTCCTCAACGACACCCGCCCGGTGAGCGCCGATGCGCGCCGGCGCGTGCTGGCCGCGGTGGAGGAGATCGGTTACCTGCCCAGCGCGGTGGCGCGTTCGTTGCGCAAGAGCGAGACCAAGATCATCGGCGTGCTGGTGCCGAATGTGCAGAACCCCTTCTTCGCCGAGCTGGTCTGCGGCGTCGAGGAATGCTGCCGCCTGGCGGGCTATTCGGTGTTTCTGTGCAACTCCGACAACGACCCCAAGCGCCAGCAGCAGTACATGCGCACCCTGCTGGAAAAGCGCATCGACGGCCTGCTGCTGGCCTCGGCCGGCGATGCCGCCTCGCTGGCGAAGATCTTCAAGCTGGCCAGCGTGCCCGCGGTGACGGTGGACCGCCTGGTGCCCGGCGCACGCGCCGACCGCGTCAGCGTGCACAACCAGGCCGGCGCGCATGCGGCGGTGGCGCATCTGCTGGAGCTGGGGCACCGGCACATCGGCTGCATCAGTGGCCCGGCCGAGTTCGAGGTGGCGATCGAGCGTGTCGAGGGCTGGCGCCAGGCGCTGCTGGAGCGCGGCATCACGCCGCAGGAAGGCTGGCTGGTGGAGAGCGACTTCTCCAGCGCCGGCGGCTACGAGGCGGTGCGGGCGCTGCTGCGCAAGCATCCCGAGATCACGGCCGTGTTCGCCGGCAACGACATGATGGCAATGGGCGGCTTGCGCGCCGCGGCCGAGCTGGGGCGCAAGGTGCCCGAGCAACTCTCCATCGTGGGCTTCGACGACATCGAGCTGAGCAGCTTCGTCTACCCCGCGCTCACCACCGTGGGTTGTTCCATCAAGGAGCTCGGCCGCGAGGCCGCTCGCGTGCTGCTGGACCGCATCGACAACCCTGGCGCACCACTGAAGGATGTGTTGCTGACGCCGCGCCTGGTGGTGCGCGAAAGCAGCGCCGCGCGCGCCTGA
- a CDS encoding class I SAM-dependent methyltransferase translates to MNDPRQIWDQRYGLGQASLADNWLEHWGAAWLAHAHGQGYQALDIGCGNGHESAALLALGWQVTATEISPTALAAAEERNPAARHLLADVRTMPEIASASMDLAVAHLSLHYFDQAGSLQAFAEIARVLKPGGLLLGSVNAEDDLNYGAPADASGWEPVLVDGVPKQFFTSPKLLSCLRQHYELLELRKSISLRYGAPKSVWDFAARRLPPT, encoded by the coding sequence ATGAACGATCCGCGCCAAATCTGGGACCAGCGCTACGGCCTCGGCCAGGCCAGCCTGGCCGACAACTGGCTGGAGCATTGGGGCGCCGCCTGGCTCGCCCATGCCCATGGCCAGGGCTATCAGGCGCTGGACATCGGCTGCGGCAATGGCCATGAAAGCGCCGCCCTGCTGGCCCTGGGCTGGCAGGTCACCGCCACCGAGATCTCGCCCACCGCCTTGGCGGCGGCCGAGGAACGCAATCCGGCGGCGCGCCACCTGCTCGCCGATGTGCGCACCATGCCCGAGATCGCCAGCGCCAGCATGGACCTGGCGGTGGCCCATCTCTCGCTGCATTACTTCGACCAGGCCGGCAGCCTGCAGGCCTTCGCCGAGATCGCACGGGTGCTCAAGCCCGGTGGCCTGCTTCTGGGCAGCGTCAACGCCGAGGACGACCTCAACTACGGCGCGCCGGCCGACGCCAGCGGCTGGGAGCCGGTCCTGGTGGACGGCGTGCCCAAGCAGTTCTTCACCTCGCCCAAGCTCTTGAGCTGCCTGCGCCAGCACTACGAGTTGCTGGAGCTGCGCAAGTCCATCAGCCTGCGCTACGGCGCGCCCAAGTCGGTATGGGATTTCGCGGCGCGGCGTTTGCCGCCGACTTAG
- a CDS encoding succinate dehydrogenase assembly factor 2: MSTGIEAPMEALIDERALSKLKWRCRRGLLENDLFIERFFVRHEATLTESQALGLTLLMDLADNDLMDLFLARKEPEGELDRPEVRAVLKLLRVPK; this comes from the coding sequence ATGAGTACCGGCATCGAAGCCCCGATGGAAGCCCTCATCGACGAGAGAGCTCTCTCCAAACTTAAGTGGCGCTGCCGCCGCGGTTTGCTTGAGAATGACCTTTTCATCGAGCGCTTCTTTGTGCGCCACGAGGCCACGCTCACCGAGTCTCAGGCCCTGGGCCTGACGCTTCTGATGGACCTGGCCGACAACGACCTGATGGACCTGTTCCTGGCCCGCAAGGAGCCCGAGGGCGAACTGGATCGCCCCGAGGTGCGGGCCGTGCTCAAGCTGCTGCGTGTTCCCAAGTAG
- the rbsK gene encoding ribokinase, with product MTATASSKPASVVVVGSINMDMVSHSPRLPAPGETLVGEAFVMAPGGKGANQAVAAARLGAEVAFVSRVGTRQHGAELLAALGAEGVHTAAVATDATALPGIAVIMVASQGGENSIVYVPGSNAQLSAADVEQAKAVLQAARVVVAQLEVPQPAIAHAFALARAAGVTTILNAAPALPVNAELLAQTQWLVLNETEAGQMAGMPSASLEQVRAAAEALLARGPGQVVVTLGAQGVLLCSAQQGAQHLPAQRVTAVDTVGAGDTFVGGLATGLAEGWAPADAVRLGQAAAALAVSRAGVQTAMPRRAELAAELQPRS from the coding sequence ATGACTGCAACAGCAAGCAGCAAGCCCGCCAGCGTGGTGGTGGTGGGCAGCATCAATATGGACATGGTCTCGCATTCGCCGCGCCTGCCGGCGCCCGGCGAGACCCTGGTCGGCGAGGCCTTTGTGATGGCCCCGGGCGGCAAGGGTGCCAACCAGGCGGTGGCCGCGGCGCGCCTGGGCGCCGAGGTGGCCTTCGTGTCGCGCGTCGGCACGCGCCAGCATGGCGCCGAGCTGCTGGCGGCGCTGGGCGCCGAGGGGGTGCACACCGCGGCGGTTGCCACCGATGCCACGGCGCTGCCGGGCATCGCCGTCATCATGGTGGCCAGCCAGGGCGGCGAGAACTCCATCGTCTATGTGCCGGGCAGCAATGCGCAGCTGAGCGCGGCCGACGTCGAGCAGGCCAAGGCGGTGCTGCAGGCGGCGCGCGTGGTGGTGGCCCAGCTGGAAGTGCCGCAGCCCGCCATTGCGCATGCTTTTGCGCTGGCACGCGCGGCCGGGGTGACAACCATTCTGAACGCCGCGCCGGCCCTGCCGGTGAACGCCGAGCTGCTGGCCCAGACGCAGTGGCTGGTGCTCAATGAAACCGAGGCCGGCCAGATGGCGGGCATGCCCAGCGCCAGCCTGGAGCAGGTGCGGGCGGCGGCCGAGGCGCTGCTCGCGCGTGGCCCGGGCCAGGTCGTGGTCACCCTGGGCGCCCAGGGCGTGCTGCTGTGCAGTGCGCAACAAGGCGCGCAACATCTGCCGGCGCAGCGTGTCACCGCGGTGGACACGGTGGGCGCCGGCGATACCTTTGTCGGCGGCCTGGCCACCGGCCTGGCCGAAGGCTGGGCGCCCGCAGACGCGGTGCGCCTGGGCCAGGCCGCAGCCGCGCTGGCGGTGAGCCGCGCCGGCGTGCAGACGGCCATGCCGCGCCGTGCCGAACTCGCAGCCGAGCTGCAGCCGCGCTCCTGA
- a CDS encoding TRZ/ATZ family hydrolase, with the protein MSKQQTILKARWVLPMTPGGAVLEQHAVVMDGERIAAVLPWGEAEARYADAERVELGQHVLIPGLINGHTHSAMSLLRGVADDLALMDWLNNHIWPLEKKWVSEDWTYQGSLLSAAEALRGGVTYLNDMYFFPTAMARAAVDAGIRAGVSINVIDFPTGYAANAQEYIDRGVAAYEQYKGERLLDWTSAPHAPYTVSDETFVKLRELAERLDIQMHCHIHETQEEVDGSLKQYGMRPLERLNKLGVLNERMLAVHMVHLTEAEIAMLAAQKVHLVHNPSSNLKLASGVAPIKALEAAGVNTILGTDGAASNNRQDMFAEIRAAALLAKGVTGDPLTVSARTALEMATIRAAKAMGREADLGSLEVGKLADVVAVSLDALECRPVYHADAQLVYVAGREHVSDVWVGGRQVLKGRALTTIDTAALIERAEHIVGQMKAGR; encoded by the coding sequence ATGAGCAAGCAGCAAACCATCCTCAAGGCCCGCTGGGTCCTTCCCATGACTCCTGGCGGCGCCGTGCTCGAGCAGCATGCGGTGGTGATGGACGGCGAACGCATCGCCGCCGTGCTGCCTTGGGGCGAGGCCGAGGCGCGCTATGCCGATGCCGAGCGCGTCGAGCTGGGTCAGCATGTGCTGATCCCCGGCCTGATCAATGGCCACACCCATTCGGCCATGTCGCTGCTGCGCGGCGTGGCCGACGACCTGGCCCTGATGGACTGGCTCAACAACCATATCTGGCCGCTGGAGAAGAAGTGGGTCAGCGAGGACTGGACCTACCAGGGCTCGCTGCTCTCCGCCGCCGAGGCGCTGCGCGGTGGCGTGACCTATCTGAACGACATGTATTTCTTCCCCACCGCGATGGCCCGTGCCGCGGTGGATGCCGGCATCCGCGCCGGCGTGTCGATCAATGTGATCGACTTCCCCACCGGCTATGCCGCCAACGCCCAAGAGTACATCGACCGTGGCGTGGCCGCCTACGAGCAGTACAAGGGCGAAAGGCTGCTGGACTGGACCAGCGCGCCGCACGCGCCCTACACGGTGTCGGATGAGACCTTCGTCAAGCTGCGCGAACTGGCCGAGCGTCTGGACATCCAGATGCACTGCCACATCCACGAGACCCAGGAGGAAGTGGACGGCAGCCTGAAGCAATACGGCATGCGGCCGCTGGAGCGCCTCAACAAGCTGGGCGTGCTGAACGAGCGCATGCTGGCCGTGCACATGGTGCATCTCACCGAGGCCGAGATCGCGATGCTGGCGGCGCAGAAGGTGCACCTGGTGCACAACCCCAGCTCCAACCTCAAGCTGGCCTCGGGCGTGGCGCCGATCAAGGCGCTGGAAGCCGCCGGCGTGAACACGATTCTGGGCACCGACGGTGCCGCCTCCAACAACCGCCAGGACATGTTTGCCGAGATCCGCGCCGCGGCCCTGCTGGCCAAGGGCGTGACGGGCGACCCGCTCACCGTCTCGGCGCGCACCGCGCTGGAAATGGCCACCATCCGGGCCGCCAAGGCGATGGGCCGCGAGGCCGATCTGGGCTCGCTGGAAGTCGGCAAGCTGGCCGATGTGGTGGCGGTCTCGCTGGACGCGCTGGAATGCCGGCCGGTCTACCACGCCGATGCGCAGCTGGTCTACGTGGCCGGCCGCGAGCATGTGTCCGACGTCTGGGTGGGCGGCCGCCAGGTGCTCAAGGGCAGGGCGCTCACCACCATCGACACCGCCGCGCTGATCGAGCGCGCCGAGCACATCGTCGGCCAGATGAAGGCCGGCCGCTAA